In the Streptomyces sp. cg36 genome, one interval contains:
- a CDS encoding IucA/IucC family siderophore biosynthesis protein, translated as MTAGSDGGPTGLFAPPELNREVWERAARRMLGKMLGAFAYEGIIEPAVEPDGDGDGGAELCTQPLDDGAVLSFRARRGPYDDWRVDAESVSLAGRPFGDPLAFLMLARRTLRLDGATFGHLVREVSATLAADARLDHTALSAAELADLGYAELEGHQTGHPWLVLNKGRLGFSASDAARWAPEARRPARLPWIAVRRDLAQYRGVAALATPDRLYARELDPGARDAFAGALLGRGLDPAEYLYLPVHPWQWDEVVLPLFGPAVAEGAIVPLPGDGDVRLPQQSIRTFLNLSRPDRHTVKLPLSILNTLVWRGLPTERTLAAPAVTAWVHAVRDADPFLRDDCGVILLGEVASVAVEHPVYDRLPEVPYQYKELLGAIWREPLETRLAPGERARTLASLLHTDPRGRAFTAELVDRSGLSPHVWLRRLFSALLPPLLRFLYRYGTVFSPHGENAIVVFDERDVPVRLAIKDFVDDVNVSADPLPEHGSMPRDVRAVLLTEPPAFLTQFIHSGLFVGVFRYLAPLCAEQLDVPEGDFWALVRDEILRHQARFPELKERYEMFDLLTPRIERLCLNRNRLHLDGYRDRSERPHAAVEGTVPNPLAPPV; from the coding sequence GTGACGGCCGGTTCGGACGGCGGGCCGACCGGGCTGTTCGCGCCGCCCGAGCTGAACCGGGAGGTGTGGGAGCGTGCCGCGCGGCGGATGCTCGGCAAGATGCTCGGGGCGTTCGCGTACGAGGGGATCATCGAGCCGGCCGTCGAACCGGACGGGGACGGGGACGGCGGGGCCGAACTCTGTACGCAGCCGCTCGACGACGGGGCGGTGCTCTCCTTCCGGGCCCGGCGCGGCCCGTACGACGACTGGCGGGTGGACGCGGAGTCGGTGAGCCTGGCGGGGCGGCCGTTCGGTGATCCGCTGGCCTTTCTGATGCTGGCGCGCCGTACGCTGCGCCTGGACGGGGCGACGTTCGGGCATCTGGTGCGCGAGGTGTCGGCCACGCTGGCCGCCGATGCCCGTCTCGATCACACCGCGCTGTCGGCCGCCGAGCTCGCCGACCTCGGGTACGCCGAGCTGGAGGGGCACCAGACCGGGCATCCGTGGCTGGTGCTGAACAAGGGGCGGCTCGGGTTCTCGGCCTCGGACGCGGCACGCTGGGCCCCGGAGGCCCGCAGGCCCGCCCGGCTGCCGTGGATCGCCGTCCGCCGCGACCTGGCGCAGTACCGGGGCGTGGCCGCGCTCGCGACGCCCGACCGGCTGTACGCGCGCGAACTCGATCCGGGCGCCCGAGACGCCTTCGCCGGCGCGCTGCTGGGGCGCGGGCTGGACCCGGCGGAGTACCTCTATCTGCCGGTGCATCCCTGGCAGTGGGACGAGGTGGTGCTGCCGCTGTTCGGTCCGGCGGTCGCGGAGGGGGCGATCGTGCCGCTGCCGGGGGACGGCGATGTGCGGCTGCCGCAGCAGTCCATCCGTACGTTCCTCAATCTGTCCCGGCCCGACCGGCACACCGTGAAGCTGCCGCTGTCGATCCTGAACACGCTGGTGTGGCGGGGGCTGCCCACCGAGCGCACGCTGGCCGCCCCGGCGGTGACGGCGTGGGTGCACGCGGTGCGGGACGCCGATCCGTTCCTGCGCGACGACTGCGGGGTGATCCTGCTCGGCGAGGTGGCGTCCGTGGCGGTCGAGCACCCGGTGTACGACCGGCTGCCGGAGGTTCCGTACCAGTACAAGGAGCTGCTGGGGGCGATCTGGCGGGAGCCGCTGGAGACGCGGCTGGCGCCGGGGGAGCGGGCGCGCACGCTCGCCTCGCTGCTCCACACCGATCCGCGCGGCCGGGCCTTCACGGCCGAGCTCGTCGACCGTTCGGGCCTGTCGCCGCACGTCTGGCTGCGGCGGCTGTTCAGCGCCCTGCTGCCGCCCCTGCTGCGCTTCCTGTACCGGTACGGGACGGTGTTCTCGCCGCACGGGGAGAACGCCATCGTCGTCTTCGACGAGCGGGACGTGCCCGTACGGCTGGCGATCAAGGACTTCGTGGACGACGTCAATGTGAGCGCCGATCCGCTGCCCGAGCACGGTTCGATGCCCCGGGACGTGCGCGCGGTGCTGCTCACGGAGCCGCCCGCCTTCCTCACCCAGTTCATCCACTCGGGGCTGTTCGTCGGGGTGTTCCGCTATCTGGCGCCGCTGTGCGCGGAGCAGCTGGATGTTCCGGAGGGTGATTTCTGGGCGCTGGTGCGTGACGAGATCCTGCGCCACCAGGCCCGCTTCCCGGAGCTGAAGGAGCGGTACGAGATGTTCGACCTGCTCACGCCGCGTATCGAGCGGCTGTGCCTGAACCGCAACCGGCTGCATCTGGACGGTTACCGGGACCGCTCGGAGCGTCCGCACGCGGCCGTGGAGGGGACCGTGCCGAACCCGCTCGCGCCGCCGGTGTGA
- a CDS encoding GNAT family N-acetyltransferase: MDLRLPYELIALFGESKSGGTAAPEAAGTVDSEGTESPGDPEETQPGAAAHEAPGAKAHGRADETADGGRGEGAAVDGGGPPPPSPRPTPPPPTPPTAPPPLRPIGEHLLDSPGTWGPVTTSVGEFQLVPVRVERDLALLSAWMNDPAVAAFWELAGPDSVTAAHLRPQLDGDGRSVPCLGVLGGVPMSYWEIYRADLDPLARHYPARPHDTGIHLLIGGVADRGRGVGTVLMRAVADAILDNRPLCSRVVAEPDLRNTPSVSAFLSAGFRFGAEVDLPDKRAALMVRDRALRNVL; this comes from the coding sequence CTGGACCTCCGGCTGCCCTATGAACTCATCGCCCTGTTCGGAGAGTCGAAGTCGGGCGGCACGGCCGCGCCGGAGGCGGCGGGCACCGTGGATTCCGAGGGCACCGAGAGCCCCGGGGACCCCGAGGAGACGCAGCCGGGCGCAGCCGCACACGAGGCGCCGGGCGCGAAGGCGCACGGGAGGGCGGACGAGACGGCGGACGGGGGGCGGGGGGAGGGCGCTGCGGTTGATGGTGGGGGTCCCCCTCCCCCCTCTCCCCGCCCCACCCCGCCCCCGCCCACCCCACCCACCGCCCCGCCTCCCCTGCGGCCCATCGGGGAGCATCTGCTGGATTCCCCCGGGACGTGGGGACCGGTCACCACGTCCGTGGGGGAGTTCCAGCTCGTGCCCGTCCGGGTCGAGCGGGACCTCGCGCTTCTCAGCGCGTGGATGAACGATCCCGCCGTGGCCGCCTTCTGGGAGCTGGCCGGGCCCGATTCCGTCACCGCGGCCCATCTGCGCCCCCAGTTGGACGGCGACGGGCGGAGCGTCCCGTGTCTCGGTGTGCTCGGTGGTGTTCCCATGAGCTACTGGGAGATCTACCGAGCCGACCTCGATCCGCTGGCCCGCCACTATCCGGCCCGTCCGCACGACACCGGTATCCACTTGCTGATCGGCGGTGTCGCCGATCGTGGGCGCGGTGTGGGCACCGTGCTGATGCGGGCCGTGGCCGATGCGATCCTGGACAACCGGCCGTTGTGTTCCCGGGTCGTCGCCGAACCCGATCTGCGTAACACCCCTTCCGTTTCCGCGTTCTTGAGTGCCGGCTTCCGGTTCGGTGCGGAAGTCGACCTTCCTGACAAGCGGGCCGCTCTGATGGTTCGTGATCGCGCGCTCAGGAACGTGTTGTGA